The genomic region CCTCAACCCTGACCTCGGCAACCTCATCCGGCTCCACCGCCCGATTGAGGACTGGCGCGAGATGGTCGCCAAGACCCTGCCGTACTCCAACTACTGGCACATGAAGAACTACATCCGCGACGAGGACGTCGCCCGCGACACCTACGTCGCCATGCCCGCCCCGATGGAAAGCGGCCTCATCAACTACCGCGAGGCGTTCAAGGTCGCGCTCTCCGTGGGCTTCCAGGGCATCCTGTGCACCGAGCACTACGGCGGCGACGGCCTCAGCGTCACGGCCAGCAACCAGGACTACCTCCGCCGCCAGGTCCTGCCGAAAACCGACGGCTACGCCCTCGGTAAGAGCCAGGTGGCCCAGGGCCGGCAGCTGCCGGCGGCCGCGGCACTCGCCAGCGTCTGACCCGGTCTGACCGGGCGCCTGACCCGGCAGGGTGCGGCCGTCAAGCTATTTGGGGGCGGCCGCACCACCGCAGATTCCCCAACATCACTTCTCCAACACGGATTCAATGAGGAAACCATGACCCAGATCTTCGACAATCCCGCTGATTTCGCGGATGAGGCACTGGACGGCTTCGTGGCAGCCAACCGCGGCTATGTGGCCCGTGTGGACGGCGGCGTCGTCCGCTCCACCGAGGTCCCGGCCGGGCAGGTGGCCCTCGTGGTCGGCGGCGGCTCCGGGCACTACCCGGCCTTCGCCGGCCTCGTCGGGCCGGGGCTGGCCACCGCCTCGGCCTGCGGCAACATGTTCGCGTCGCCCGCGGCCGGCCAGGTCTATCGGGTGGCCAAGGCCGCCAACGCCGGCGGCGGCGTGCTGCTGAGCTACGGCAACTACGCCGGCGACGTCCTGCACTTCGGCCAGGCCCAGCTGCGCCTCAACGCCGATGGCATCGAGACCCGCACGGTCCTGGTCACCGACGACATCGCCAGCGCCCCGCTGGACCAGATCGAGAAGCGCCGCGGCATCGCCGGGGACCTGACGGTCTTCAAGATCGCCGGCGCCGCCGCGGAAGTGGGACTGAGCCTGGACGACGTCGAACGGCTGGCCATCCGGACCAACTACCGCACCCGCTCCCTCGGCGTCGCCTTCGACGGCTGCACCCTGCCTGGCGCGGAAGCCCCGCTGTTCTCCGTCCCCGCCGGGCACATGTCCCTGGGTCTGGGCATCCACGGTGAACCGGGCATCTCAGACCACCCCATGCCCACTGCCTCTGAACTGGCCGAGCTTCTCGTCAGCAGGCTCCTGGCCGACAAGCCGGACGACGCCGGCACCCGCGTGGTCGCGATCGTCAACGGCCTCGGCACGGTCAAGTACGACGAGCTCTTCCTGCTGTTCGGCAAGATCGAGAAACTCCTCACCAAGGCCGGGCTCACCGTCGTGGAGCCCGAATGCGGCGAACTCGTCACAAGCCTGGACATGTCCGGACTCTCCCTGACCCTGCTGTGGCTGGACGAGGAACTCGAGCAGTACTGGGCCGCCCCGGCGGACACGCCCGCGTTCCGCAAGGGAAACCTGGCGCCCCGCTCCCGCCGCGAACTCGCCGGGCCGGAAGCCGAGGAAGCGGCCGACGTCGAACGCCCCACCGCGGCGGCGGCACCCCTCGGCCGGCTGGCGGCCGACCTCCTTGGCCAGACCCGGGACGTGATCGTTGAGCACGAGGAAGAACTGGGCCGGCTGGATGCCATCGCCGGCGACGGCGACCACGGGATCGGCATGCGCCGCGGCGTGGACGCGGCGGTCGCGGCGGCTGAGCAGGCTGCGGCGAACGACGGCGGCGCGTCACCCGCGCGCGTCCTGACCGCCGCGGGGGAAGCCTGGAGCGAACGCGCTGGCGGCACCTCGGGCGCGCTCTGGGGCTCGGCGATCATCGCCGCCGGACAGGCCCTGGGCAACCAGGACAGCTACAGCGGCGAGGACGCAGCCGCCGCGGTCACGGCCTTCGTTGATGCGATCACCGCGCTCGGCAAGGCCGATCTGGGGGACAAGACCATGGTGGACGCCCTCGTGCCGTTCCGGGATGCCTTCCTCACCGCGTTCGACGGCGGCGCAACGGTGGCCGGCTCGCTCGCCGCGGCGGCAGCCGCCGCCACAACGGCCGCAGACCGGACCGCCGAGTTGCGTCCGCTCAAGGGCCGGGCGCGCCCGCTCGCCGAAAAGAGCCTTGGCCACCCGGACCCCGGGGCCGTGTCCTTCGCCCTCATCGCCACCCGGATTTCTGCACACACCGACACCCCAGACACCAACACTTCAGACACCGGCACTTTGCCGACAGCGTCCCGGCTCGCCAACTCCGAGCCGGCGGAACAAGGAGCACAAGCATGAGCACAGCAACAGGCTGGCGCGTCGTCATCGGCAACGATGAGGCCGGCGTCGAATACAAGAACGCGCTGAAGGCGCTGCTCGAAGCCGATCCCCGCGTGGCTTCCGTCCAGGACATCGGAGTCGGCGCCAACGACTCCACCGCCTATCCGCACGTGGCCGTCGATGCGGCCCGCAAAGTCGCCGAGGGCGACGCCGACCGGGCGCTGCTGATCTGCGGCACCGGCCTCGGCGTGGCCATCGCAGCCAACAAAGTCCCCGGCATCCGCGCCGTCACCGCCCACGACAGCTACTCCGTGGAGCGCTCGGTCCTGAGCAACAACGCCCAGGTCCTCACCCTCGGCCAGCGCGTCATCGGCCTGGAACTCGCCAAGAAGCTCGTGAGTGAATGGCTGGGCCACCGCTTCGACGAAAACTCCTCCTCCGCCGCCAAGGTGGACGCCATCTGCTCCTACGAGCCCGACTACACGAAGGCAGTCTGACCATGACCGAATCAACAAACCCCGCCGCAGCTTTTGAAGCGAACACAGCAACGAACACAGCAGCGAATACAGGAACGAACGGCGCCGGCGCCGTCAACGCCGCCCGCAGGATCGCCGTCGTCGGCTCCGGCTACATGGGCGGCGGGATCGCGCAGGTCCTGGCCCTCGGCGGCGCACGCGTCGCACTGGCCGATGTGTCCGCCGAAGTGGCGCAGAAGAACTTCGAGCGGCTGCTGGCGGAATCGGACGAATTCGTTGCCGCCGGGCTGTTCCCGCAAGGCTCAACGGAGGTGCTCAAGGAAAACCTGTGGGCCGCCAAGGACATCGAGGAAGCCGTGGCCGACGCCGACTTCATCGAGGAAGCCGTTCCCGAAGTCATCGCGATCAAGCACCAGACCCTGGCCCGGATCAGCGCCGCCGCCCGCCCGGATGCCATCATTGGGTCCAACACCTCCACCATTTCGATCGCTGAGCTGTCCGAGCCCGTCAGCCACCCGGAACGGTTCCTGGGCGTGCACTTCTCGAACCCCTCACCGTTCATTCCCGGCGTCGAAATCATCCCGCACGCCGGCACGTCGGCGGCCACGGTCGGCACCGTCCGCGAGCTGGTGCACGCCGCGGGCAAGCAGACCGCCGTCGTCAAGGACGTCACCGGATTCGTGCTCAACCGACTCCAGTACGCGCTGTTCCACGAGGCAGCGCAGCTGGTTGAGCAGGAGATCGCGACCGCGGAGGACATCGACACGCTGGTCCGCACCACCTTCGGCTTCCGGCTGCCGTTCTTCGGACCCTTCGCCATCGCCGACATGGCCGGGCTGGACGTCTACAACTTCTGCTACAAATCGCTCCAGACCGACTTCCCGGAACGCTTTGCGACGCCGAAAATCCTCACCGACCTCGTGGAGGCCGGCAAGCTGGGCACCAAGTCCGGCGCCGGGTTCCTCAACGTCCCGGCCGAGCGCACGCCGGAACTGATCGCGTACCGGAACAAGGCGTATGTCGCCATGCAGCAGCTGCTGGAGGACCTCGGTCCGGCCCCCATCAACTGATCCATCCGGCCTTCGTCTTCACGGCACTTTTCGCTTTATCAAGGAGCACCCATGAGCACTTTCCCCGCAGAACGCACGGCGATCATCACCGGCGCCGTGTCCGAGCGCGGCATCGGCCGCGCCACCGCCAACTACCTGGCGGCGCAGGGCTGGAACATTGGCATCATCGACCTCGACGACGCCCGCTGCAAGGCAACCGCCAAGGAAGTGGCCGCCGAGCACGGCGTCAAGGCCTACGGCGCGGGCGCCAATATCGGCGACGAGGCATCGGTCCGCGCGGCCATTGACGAGATCGAGGCCGAACTGCCGCAGGTTGTGGCCCTCGCCAACGTGGCCGGCGTCAGCTCCCCGGTCCCGTACCTGGACCTCGACGCCGCCGAATGGGACCGGGTGCTCGGCATTAACCTCAACGGCGTCCATTACGCCACCCGCCGCGTGGCCGAGTCCATGGT from Arthrobacter sp. NicSoilB8 harbors:
- a CDS encoding SDR family oxidoreductase; translated protein: MSTFPAERTAIITGAVSERGIGRATANYLAAQGWNIGIIDLDDARCKATAKEVAAEHGVKAYGAGANIGDEASVRAAIDEIEAELPQVVALANVAGVSSPVPYLDLDAAEWDRVLGINLNGVHYATRRVAESMVKNGIGRIVNISSVSAQRGGGTYSKTPYSVAKAGVIGLTRSTARELGPYDITVNAISPGPIDTDIMGGTLSQERKDELTQDLVVNRVGSTRDIAAAIAFLISEDAGYISGQTLNVDGGLYMH
- a CDS encoding 3-hydroxyacyl-CoA dehydrogenase family protein, whose protein sequence is MGGGIAQVLALGGARVALADVSAEVAQKNFERLLAESDEFVAAGLFPQGSTEVLKENLWAAKDIEEAVADADFIEEAVPEVIAIKHQTLARISAAARPDAIIGSNTSTISIAELSEPVSHPERFLGVHFSNPSPFIPGVEIIPHAGTSAATVGTVRELVHAAGKQTAVVKDVTGFVLNRLQYALFHEAAQLVEQEIATAEDIDTLVRTTFGFRLPFFGPFAIADMAGLDVYNFCYKSLQTDFPERFATPKILTDLVEAGKLGTKSGAGFLNVPAERTPELIAYRNKAYVAMQQLLEDLGPAPIN
- the dhaL gene encoding dihydroxyacetone kinase subunit DhaL; this encodes MTQIFDNPADFADEALDGFVAANRGYVARVDGGVVRSTEVPAGQVALVVGGGSGHYPAFAGLVGPGLATASACGNMFASPAAGQVYRVAKAANAGGGVLLSYGNYAGDVLHFGQAQLRLNADGIETRTVLVTDDIASAPLDQIEKRRGIAGDLTVFKIAGAAAEVGLSLDDVERLAIRTNYRTRSLGVAFDGCTLPGAEAPLFSVPAGHMSLGLGIHGEPGISDHPMPTASELAELLVSRLLADKPDDAGTRVVAIVNGLGTVKYDELFLLFGKIEKLLTKAGLTVVEPECGELVTSLDMSGLSLTLLWLDEELEQYWAAPADTPAFRKGNLAPRSRRELAGPEAEEAADVERPTAAAAPLGRLAADLLGQTRDVIVEHEEELGRLDAIAGDGDHGIGMRRGVDAAVAAAEQAAANDGGASPARVLTAAGEAWSERAGGTSGALWGSAIIAAGQALGNQDSYSGEDAAAAVTAFVDAITALGKADLGDKTMVDALVPFRDAFLTAFDGGATVAGSLAAAAAAATTAADRTAELRPLKGRARPLAEKSLGHPDPGAVSFALIATRISAHTDTPDTNTSDTGTLPTASRLANSEPAEQGAQA
- a CDS encoding ribose-5-phosphate isomerase — encoded protein: MSTATGWRVVIGNDEAGVEYKNALKALLEADPRVASVQDIGVGANDSTAYPHVAVDAARKVAEGDADRALLICGTGLGVAIAANKVPGIRAVTAHDSYSVERSVLSNNAQVLTLGQRVIGLELAKKLVSEWLGHRFDENSSSAAKVDAICSYEPDYTKAV